GCACACATCGCGGCGTCCTACGAGGAGACCCTGGGCTGCAACGACCGCATCGAGCTCTCCGAGCGCGGCCGTCAGCTCAACGACCGCATCCTGCGCCGCTGGATGGCCGAGGGCGTCACCGTCGTCGACCCGCTGACCACCTGGATCGATGCCGACGTCGAGTTGGCGCGCGACGTGACCCTGCTGCCCGGCGTACACCTCGCCGGCGCCACGAAGGTCGACGAGGGCGCAACGATCGGCCCGGACTCGACGATCCGCGACACCGAGATCGGCGCCGGGGCGACCGTGAGCCGCACCGAGGCGTTGCTGGCCGTCGTCGGCCCGGGCGCGAGCGTCGGCCCGTTTGCCTACCTGCGCCCGAAGTCGATGCTCGGCGAAGGCGGCAAGATCGGCACCTTCGTCGAGACCAAGAACGCCGACATCGGCGCCGGCTCCAAGGTGCCGCACCTGACGTACGTCGGCGACGCGACCATCGGCGTGGACACCAACATCGGCGCCTCGAGCGTGTTCGTCAACTACAACGGCGTCACCAAGTCGCACACGACGATCGGCAGCCACTGCCGCCTCGGCTCGGACACGATGTACGTCGCACCGGTCACGATCGGCGACGGCGCCTACTCGGGGGCGAGCACGGTGATCCGCGACGACGTACCACCTGGCGCGCTCGCGGTGTCAGCCGGAGCCCAGCACAACGTGCTTGGGTGGGTAAGGAAGAATCGTCCCGGCACCGCGGCCGCCGAGGCGGCCGCTGCCGCCGAAGACAATGCGCCCGAGTCTGAAGCCTAGAAGGATTCGTCAATGAGCAGCATCGAGTCACCGAGCCGCAAGAGCCTGATGCTTTTCTCCGGGCGCGCCTACCCGGAGCTGGCCGAGGAGATCGCCGACAGCCTCGGGGTGACGGTGACGCCAACCGCGTCGTACGCCTTCGCCAACGGAGAGCTCTATGCGCGCTCGGAGGAGTCGGCCCGCGGCGCGGACGTGTTTGTCATCCAGTCGCATACCGCGCCGATCAACGACTGGCTGATGGAGCAACTCATCCTGGTCGATGCGCTCAAGCGCGCCTCGGCCAAGCGCATCACGGTCGTCTCGCCGTTCTATCCCTATGCGCGCCAGGACAAGAAGAGCCGCGGCCGCGAGCCGATCTCGGCCCGCCTCGTCGCCGACATGTACAAGACCGCCGGCGCCGACCGGATCATCTCGGTCGACCTACACACCTCGCAGATCCAGGGCTTCTTCGACGGCCCGGTCGACCACCTCTTCGCCACGCCGATCCTGACCGACTACATCCTCAGCAAGTACTCCGGACGCGACATCACCGTCGTCTCACCGGACTCCGGCCGCGTGCGGCTGTCCGAGCGCTGGTCGGAGTACCTCGGGGGTACGCCGCTGGCGTTCATCCACAAGACCCGCGATGTCACCCAGCCCAACCAGTCGGTCGCCAACCGCGTGGTCGGCGACGTCAAGGGCCGGCTCTGCATCCTGATCGACGACATGATCGACACCGGTGGCACGATCTGCAAGGCCGCCGATGCTCTGGTCGAGGCCGGCGCCGAAGAAGTCATCATTGCGGCCACGCACGGCATACTCTCTGACCCTGCCGCCGAGCGCCTCGCCGAAGCGCCCGTCAGCGAGGTCATCCTGACCAACACGCTGCCGATCGCGCCGGAGAAGATGCTCGACAAGATCACCGTGCTGTCGATCGCCCCGCTGATCGCCCGCGCGATCAAGGAGATCTTCGAAGACGGCTCGGTCACCAGCCTCTTCGACGGCGACGCCTAACCCCGCTGACTCGGAAGCCGCAGCCCGACCCTGACGCCGCGCCGCGCAGCCCCGGATCGCAGCTAGTGCTCGGCCGGGCTAGTGGCGCTGAGGATTTCGGTGATGCCGCCGGGTCGGGTGATGATCTGGAGGCCGAGGTCTGGGTTGGTCCAGATGAGGATGGCTCCGCCGTCGCGCATCTCGACTTGCCAGGCGGTGTGGTGGCGTACGCGGTGGTGTTCTCGGCATAGGCAAGCGAGTACGGCGTCCGCGGTATGCCCGCCAGTGCCGTCGGGGTGGTGTTCACGCGTGTGGTCCAGGTCGGCCTGCCCGCGCGGTCCGATGGCGGGTCGGGTGCAGTAGGGGAAGCGGCATACTTTGTCGCGTAGCTGCACGCGCCGGCGCATCCGCGCGTTCGGGTTCTTGATTACTGGCCCGAGGTCCAGTGGCAGGTTGGTCAGGTCGTCGGTGACGAGTCGTTGCAGGTCCGGCTCGCCCGCGAGCAGGAACAGCAGGACTTGGTAGGGCACGAATCCGAGCCCGTCGATCCACGCCCGTTCTTCCCGGTCGTACTCCGACGCGTCTCCACCGGCCGCGCCTGTATCGGTTGTCGAGCAGGTGCGAGCCCCTCCGGGCGAGCACCGGTTGTCGTGAC
The nucleotide sequence above comes from Epidermidibacterium keratini. Encoded proteins:
- the glmU gene encoding bifunctional UDP-N-acetylglucosamine diphosphorylase/glucosamine-1-phosphate N-acetyltransferase GlmU gives rise to the protein MSGAPTAVIVLAAGQGTRMKSSRPKVLHEIGGRSLVGHVLHAAAPLQARETVVVVGAGRDQVEAHLAERFPTARTAVQAEQLGSGHATRIAMEALPEHSGTVVVLNGDAPLLTEQTLAALVAAHDAEGNAMTVLSAEVPSPHGLGRIVRDGGSVTAIVEQKDADDQVAAITEINAGIYVFDGARLAEIMGSFSRDNAQGEEYITEALTLLLERGAQVGAHIAASYEETLGCNDRIELSERGRQLNDRILRRWMAEGVTVVDPLTTWIDADVELARDVTLLPGVHLAGATKVDEGATIGPDSTIRDTEIGAGATVSRTEALLAVVGPGASVGPFAYLRPKSMLGEGGKIGTFVETKNADIGAGSKVPHLTYVGDATIGVDTNIGASSVFVNYNGVTKSHTTIGSHCRLGSDTMYVAPVTIGDGAYSGASTVIRDDVPPGALAVSAGAQHNVLGWVRKNRPGTAAAEAAAAAEDNAPESEA
- a CDS encoding ribose-phosphate diphosphokinase, giving the protein MSSIESPSRKSLMLFSGRAYPELAEEIADSLGVTVTPTASYAFANGELYARSEESARGADVFVIQSHTAPINDWLMEQLILVDALKRASAKRITVVSPFYPYARQDKKSRGREPISARLVADMYKTAGADRIISVDLHTSQIQGFFDGPVDHLFATPILTDYILSKYSGRDITVVSPDSGRVRLSERWSEYLGGTPLAFIHKTRDVTQPNQSVANRVVGDVKGRLCILIDDMIDTGGTICKAADALVEAGAEEVIIAATHGILSDPAAERLAEAPVSEVILTNTLPIAPEKMLDKITVLSIAPLIARAIKEIFEDGSVTSLFDGDA